The Arachis ipaensis cultivar K30076 chromosome B05, Araip1.1, whole genome shotgun sequence nucleotide sequence GTGAAGCATAGCGCTCAGTGAAGACTTCTAACGCAGCGCTACTTGTTTTCCTtatgtctcccccttcgagccttggtgaagccATTTTGGCAATTTTCCTTGCCAAGCCTTGTAGCGCTCCTTCCTTGCTAGCACAAGGTCCCCATTTCGAATCCTGGTGGATGCATTTGTGCCAATTCCTTTTGTGCTAAGCTTTGTACACTAGTGCTCAGTTAAGTAAGTTAACTTAGCGGTTCAAGCTTGTACAGTGTCCCTTCTTCAAGCCTTGCTCCTCCCATTTTGTGCCAATTTCATTACACACTAGCGCTCAGTGAAGGGACTTCACGCAGTGCCCTTTGTGCTTGTGCAAGGTCTCCTCTTCGACTCTTGATGACTGCATTTGTTAGCAATTTCCTTGTTGCAATAGCGCTTAGTTGAAGTTAAGCAAAGTGACACTCCCTTGTATGTGCCTGGTTCGAACCTTGGCTCCACCTTTCCTTGACATTGcgccttgcttttttttttttcatgaggaGCCCGATAAAGTTAACAAAGTGAACCGAGCGCTATTGATTTTGCCTTGTTCTCTTTGGTTCCTTGTAGCGCTCAGTTAAATCACCCAATGTAGCACCTTGGCCTTGCTCCCTTGGTTTTGGACTAGCGCTCAAATAGAGAGCGCTACGCTTAATAAGTGAGCGCCATGGCCTTGCCTTGGTTGATGCACCACGCTTTTGTTTCCTTAGGCCATGCtttccttgtttatttcttttcttaacctacaagtaattaaaacaaccaatcaaagcatcaccaaattcacaaggtttataaataattcaaaaatcaactaattctagcttgaacctcatgatttagtgtcaaataattaatggttgattgaattgacataaccATGTAATTTCGCTCCAAGTTACTTATTTATaatgtaagaaagtgcataaaacctaatgaaacaagtgaaaaatgcttgaaaagctagcataagatgacttgtcatcacaacaccaaacttaaatcttgcttgtccccaagcaagcccTAAACATAAGAAAAATGGAATGAAACATAGaagcatacatgtccttatttagcagataattgaacttggttcatgggattttatgcagacaaatgtagctcacttattctttgctgataAATGAGAAATGTTTCTTTGAtggttcactagagttgctgctaaGCTGCCTTGCTTGTTGATTGATCCCTGTTGgcttttgctttctttcttttgctttagaaagcttatttattaatgaaagctcggtggcaagtgttgcagcagcccttttggctcaattttgctccttcttcaccacagacacatggctcacaatttcttcctaggaacattgatgcccagcatctctttggatcactaaatgctttgtagctaggttgctcttgatagtagattttcagttggcaatcccagatcagttgatccaagtggccaagttttaaaatactcctcagaacctacttgtccaagcatatcctagaacaaaaacaccacaggcatatgtcctagggtccaagctattggtgtctagccttattgtttgtttctttgcccattcttggcttttctttttctttttctttcttatttggcTTCATTCTCAAAGGATATTCATTGATAACAGActttatagcagcaaactaaatcacacttcaaagaacatgttattatgcagctttttattattgagctaatcattaaatcaaacaagtaccacCACTGAATTCTCATTCTAATTTCTACGATATTGGACAATTACTTTTTTAtatcaaacatctttcttttatttatgcagaaGGTAAACAAAGCAGAATTCAAGCTGATGAGTTATGACGAGTAAAATATGCAGGCTAGCATTCTTAGCAAACATTCACACTTACACTTAATTGACACTTCAGCAAGACATATAGGGGACTCTAAGTTAAAATACTTCAAAGAAACAAGGATTGAATGTCAATACAACTTGTTGGGAATGTCTCTCAGCTTTTCCTTCTGTCATCATTATTTCTCTCTGTTGTACTTCTTTTGGATGATGATGCAGATCCCTCTCCACAGGTTGAATGTTTTCCTATAGTATCcttagaagttgcttgtttctcaagcccttaggcaaatggttagcatgcatgaattgtttgtgggcttttgaacttagtttggtgtgtgaacaccaaacttagttccttgccaatgtttCTTATGCATCAAGTCAACCATATGTGAACCCTTTTGTCTTTGCTAAAggcaataaaactaaaaactagaaaatagaCACTGGTTAAGTAGTTTctttgattgcttggagctagcaaccctttatgcagaaggtgaaaatgtgattttaaatgagatttttggtggaacaccaaacttagcatccttcattctcccttaaattattttggtgtgcaacaccaaacttagctccttgcaatacagataaagcTACTCAGCCCTGTTTATTGAAATAGTtgggaaaagaaaactacctttggttgggttgcctcccaacaagcactcttttaatgtcactagcttgacatcttgttctttgatcatggaggctaaaaatcatagtgccttagcttttctcctcttactgtgaacttccttccggtttcctctttgatgatctctaggtgttcaagtgaaaggatccggttcacagtatagtactcagataattgtggacacaccttcattggttgggtgtttaacatcactttatcccctggtgagaagccttcagtggggattttcttgtttctccacccttttggccacttcttcttttctttctcagaagATAATTCATTCCTTAgtggttctttatctggagtgtcgaggttctcatctgggggttatggatctagttcctccttgatttctttggtctgttgcaccatctctacttttTTCAAGCATGGGTTTAGAAACCTTGGTGTTGACTCCTTAATTGTCTTCTTTGAGCTatgatctctggccttatccttcttgtattcttcttcttgagtgggctcatgtaaagtcttgaagacatgaaatgctaggtgctcatcatgcactcttagcaacaattcccctttttcaacatctatcaatgctctgcccgtagctaggaaaggcctccccagaatgatgggagtgttagggtcctcctccatatccaggatgacaaaatcagctaGGAGAAGAAATTTCCCCACTTTTACCagtacattctctacaactctaagtgcttgctgaatggatTTTTCAGCCATTTGAAGAGCTATTCGAGTGGATTTcagttcaaaaatttgaagcttcctcataagagatagaggcatcaagtttatgcttgcaccatgGTCACATAATGATTTCTCAAtagttatgtttcctatggtacaaggtatgtaAAACCTTCCAAGatcatccttcttctctggtagacctctttggagaatagcactatactccattgtcatttcaacaatctgtccttccttcaagggtcttttctttgttagcacttctttcataaatttggcatataatggcatctgttcaagtgcttctaagaaggGAATATTGgtgctgagtgtcttgaatatgtccaggaatTTTAAATATTGCTTATCCTCGTTCTCTTTCTtgaatctttgaggatatggaagtttggggatatatggcttcaccccttccttcgtCTCTTATGGTTGTGTTTCAAGGATATTCTTATCTCTCTCtaagctttttgcattcttggccTTTCTATCCTCTTCACCTCTCTCTTctatctcttcttgtggaacttctctatTGTGTTCTTCCTGGTTGATGGCTTCTTCctcacttcccactatgattgctttgcactcctcccactttgtagcttttcctttgtcccttgggtggtctCGAGTGGCACTAGGGGATGCATTTGATTACTTCTCACCCATCTCTGCAATTCGTTTAGCTATTtgttccatatgcctctcaagatttctgattgaaccttcttggtttttacttgttatggcttgatctttCTGTGTTGCttcctgatcttgtcttgccatctcttgatttttcatgagtttctccatcattatctctagactagagattctttgggagtctggatttggttgtggttgtgtaaaatgagatggttgttgctggaagttGTTTAAACTATTTGTGGGGTTATTTTGTGGGTGGAATGTGGATGTGGAAGGTGGATGATGGTTGTTTTGGTTAGTGACTGAGTTATTGGTTGGATAATAGATGGAATTGGGGTAGTTGCTTTGGGGTCTTCTGTATGGATtgtggttagtgttttgatggtcGTGGTTTGTGTAAGTtatgtttcttgagttgttttggtttgagtttttctGCCATGGTTGCCGGCtgtggttatctccccaccttagatttggatggttcttccaagaGGGGTTGTATGTGTCTCCATGGACTTCATTCTGGCTAGATCCTTGATTGTGCATGTAGTTCACTTGTTCCTGCTACTGATCTTCACAATTTTCCTCATTTTGCCCCCACCCAACTGGTGGTTGATTGGTGACATTCACTGATGCAACTTGTAagctatcaatcctcttagccatctgctcaaattgttgctggatttgctgctgcatcaccttgttttgagctagaaTGGTGTCTACACCTTCCAACTCCAGGACTCCTTTCCTTTGGGCTGGTTGGCGTTGTCTTTGATGAGTAAAAAAGTACTGAttatttgccaccatatcaatgaggttttgggcttcctATGCTGTCTTCATTAATTGCAATGAGCCTCCTGCTGAGTGATCTAGTGCTTCCTGAGCTTTCAGGGTCAACcattcatagaaattttgaagtatgtcccattcattgaacatttcagggggacattttctaatcagagccttgtatctctctcaAGCCTCATAGAGAGATTTTGCATCCATCTGTGTGAAAGTTTGCACCTCTGTCTTCAACTGataatcctttgaggtgggtaaaacttggccaAGAATTtactcactagatcctcccagctagtgatgctttctTATAggaaggcttcaagccattgagcagcctTGTCCCTCAATGAAAATGGAAACAACAACAATTTATAtatgtctggatgcacaccattggacttTATTGTATCACAGATCCTCAAGAAGGTAGATAAatgctgatttggatcttctattggacttcctccataggagcagttgttttgtACCAAGGTGATGagctggggcttcaattcaaagttgtttgcattgacatttggggtaaggatactactcccacaatgcctagGATTAGCAAACATATATGAACccaagactctcctctggggctgaccattgttgttggccactcccactgGTGGATTTATTAGATTCTCCTCCATTTTTTGGTACTCTTCTTCAGAAGTTTCCAGAGGTGGAAacctctctccttgcttctgtcatataaccaaaataacaagaaacacaagagcactctgtagcttgagtgcagtgagagttagtagagacaaagtctcaaatagttagtgtgcttattaaaaataaagaaaaacaaagaaaaagtgcttaatctagaccaccaccttacttaatcattgtcaatctagatcaatccccggcaatggcgccaaaaacttgatgggttgaaattggaattccaacacctaaactcaccggcaagtgtaccgggtcgcatgaagtagtaattactcacaagagtgaggtcgatctcatagggattgatggattgagcaattttagttaggtggttaatttagttaagcagacagttgatgatttgagtggattgtgaccaacagaagctaaattgcatgaaactaaaagggagaggggaaattgacagaaaagtaaagtgcagaagagtaaattgcatgaaacttaaattgcaagagagtaaaagagctgaatcttaaagagcaagtaatgtaaatgactgaaacttagattgcaagaaatgtaaatggctgaagcttaaagtgcaagaaatgtaaactacTGAATTTAAATTGTTGTGGAACTTAAATTGCTGAAAGATTAAAGGGATGTGGGGAGTTGGGATTCAAAATAAAGCAAGACAATGTAAAGAGcaatcaagcagagaagtagaagatgaagtaAGTGCAGCAGATCTaaatagaaatggaaaattgcttgaagaacaaaatagaaagtaaacttagctcaattgcaaaatctaaaagagaaattgaagatccaagaggagcaatgagattagaacaaggatctagatctcaattgcacccttgatcaaacagaaaataaattgcagaagaaatgtaaaagaaacagcaaataaaactcagattcaattcttagaacaattgagaagagaggtaaaagatgattctcaaacttagaatcaatgaagctcttcaatctcaattcaaattccaagaacaaaTAGCAAGAGttacagaagaaatgaaaatgaaggcagaaagctaaatccaattccaaatccttagaattatgcagaagaaaagaaagatgaATTACAGATCAAGGATTGAAACaaaattccttcaatctcaatctaaaattcagaaacagaaagtagaaattgccaaagtaagaacaaggaggaAGAGAACTCAACTCTCAATCCCAATttccaaattcaaaatgaaagctaaagtgaaaactaaaattgagctaaaaggtaaaactaaaataaaaaatgaaagaaggtcctctacaaatcaaactaaTTCCTATTTATACACATTCTAatttgattttagaatttggagtgagcttttcaaattggtgaagaagtggaTCCAAATTGGCTTTTGCTTGAAAAATGGACTCAGGAACcacctccagtggagcgctcagttatGTAAAAtaacgtagcgctcccttgccTTCTTCCTGGGCTCGTGCCAAGCCCATATGCATAGCAAAGTTGCGCTCAGTTATGTAAAATAACGTAGCGCCCTTTTCCTTGGAGTGAGGCTCCCACTTCGAGCCTTGGTGGCTTCAATTTTGCCAATTCCCTTGTGAAGCATAGCACTCAGTGAAGACTTCTAGCGCAGCATTACTTGTTTTTCTTATGTCTCCCCCTTTGAGCCTTGGTGAAGTCATTTTGGAAATTTTTCTTGCCAAGCCTTGTAGCACTCCTTCCTTGCTAGCATAAGGTCCCCATTTTGAATCCTGGTGGATGCATTTGTGCCAATTCCTTTTGTGCTAAGCTTTGTACactagcgctcagttaagtaagtTAACTTAGCGCTTCAAGCTTGTACAGGGTCCCTTCTTCGAGCCTTGCTCCTCCCATTTTGTGCCAATTTCATTACACACTAGCGCTCAGTGAAGGGACTTCAGCAGCGCCCTTTGTGCTTGTGCAAGGTCTCCTCTTCGACTCTTGGTGACTGCATTTGTTAGCAATTTCCTTGTTGCAATAGCGCTTAGTTGAAGTTAAGCAAAGTGACGCTCCCTTGTATGTGCCTGGTTCGAACCTTGTCTCCACCTTTCCTTGACATTGtgccttgctttttttttttcatgaggaGCCCGTTAAAGTTAACAAAGTGAACCGAGCGCTATTGATTTTTCCTTGTTCtctaagttttctttctgtttgttttttcttctgcaacttctattttctgttttgggttttgaactcagattgaagaactccactgaaattcttcatctgagaatcatcttttacttttccttgttatagctctaagaattggaaattggatctcaatcttcttttttgttttcattttatttcttctgtaatttcttctttactttttggtcaagagagtaattgagatctagactttctttctgtttttgttaCTTCCCTGAATTATCAATTTTTCTTTAGGATTTCAGAATTGATCTAAGTTTCCTTGCTATTTTGAATTCATCTGCAATTTGCTATTTTTGTTTTGCTATTGAGACCCTGGTCTGAATCTCTTTATCTCATAGTTCTCTGATTtacttcaatttacattttctagctcaattttgaatcccagtacccaaattctcttactcttaatgtaatttaagtttcctgtcaatttagattcagcaatttacatttcttttactttaagtttcagtcatttacctttcttgcagtTTAAGTTTCAGcttgtttattttcttgcaatttaaatttctgtaatttacttcttctgcactttaagattttgtcaatttaccctctcccttttattttcttgcaattttacttctgttaatcaagtttcactcaaattatcaaatattctcttaactaaattcatcacctaactaaagttgctcaatccatcaatccctgtgggatcgagcTCACTctggtgagttattactacttgatgtgatctggtacacttgccggtgagtttgtgtggaaatttatttttcacccatcaagtttttggcaccgttgccagggattgatatagattgacaatgattaagtagggtgataatctagattaagcatttttctttagttttgtcaagcacactaactgtttgagtttttgtttaagTTAACATTAacctcactctagcagtagagtgaattgcttttggtttctggttttgtgtgtgtCTTATGTTAGGAGAAAGAGGAGGTGAATCTAcatcttttgattctgaaccggAGAGAACATtactgagaagaagaagagaagcaagagtaAAGGAAATTATTGGAGAAGAAGCATCAGAAGAAgaggatcaagagatggaggataACATCCCAAATCACCCTGAGGGTGTGGCTAAtaacaatggccagcctcaaaggagaGGTCTAGCTTCCTACACCTTCCCCAATGcaagaaactgtgggagtagcatactCACTCCAAATGTTCATGCAaaaaactttgagttgaaacctcaactcatcactttggtgcagaacaactgttcttatggaggaggtccTTTGGAAGATTCAAATCAGCACTTAGCCATCTTTCTAAGGTTATGTGACACAGTTAAGACAAATGGTGTACATCCAGACATCTATAAGTTGCTGCTATTCCTATTTTCATTAAGGGACAAAGCTGCCCAATGGTTGAAGCATTTCCaaaagaaagcatcaacaattgggaggatctagtgagcaaatttctagctaaattctacccacctcagaAGATCATAAGATTGAAGACGAAGGTACAAACCTTCACCCAAATAGATGGAGAGtcactttatgaggcctgggagagatacaaagccttgatcagaaagtgtccaccggagatgttcaatgaatgggataaactccgaaatttctatgaaggattgacactgAGAGCTCAAGAAGCCCTTGATTATTCAGCAGTAGGTTCATTacaactcatgaagacagctgaagaagctcAGAACCTCATAGACACTGTGGCAAATAACCAATACTTCTATTCTCATCAAAGGTaacgccaaccagctcaaaggaaGGGTGTATTGGAGCTGGAAGGTGTGGATACCATTTTGGCACAAAACAAGGTGATGCACCAACAGATTCAACAACAAATGGAgatgatggccaagaggattgatggtcTTCAAGTAGCTACAGTGAACACTACAAATCAACCACCAGCTGGGTGGGGGCAAAATGAGGAAAACTATGAAGAGCAGCAGCAAGAGCAAGTTAactatatgcacaatcaaggtgCTGGTCAGAATGAATTTCATGGAGATACCTACAACTCAtcctggaggaaccaccccaatttgAGGTGGGAAGACAACCAAAACCAGCAGCCTTGGCAGAAAAACTCAAACCAGAACAATTCCAAAAACACAACCATCAAAActatcaaaacactaaccaaaaccagtacagaaaaccacaaaacaatcaaccCCAACCCAACTACTATCTACCCAACAACCCttccactaaccaaaataactatcatccaccctcaacatcctataatcaaccacaaccaccccaagaatctcaaaggctctccaacttggagataatgatggaaaagatgatcaaGCATCAAGAATTGGCCCATAAGAACCATGAAGCTTTACTACGGAatctagagaggcaaattggccaATTGTCCAAGCAAATAGTAGCTAAAAGAGCACCCAATGCATTACCAAATGACACCATTCCCAATCCCAAAGAAGGATGCAAAGcaatccaattaaggagtggaagaaccttggtaAATGACAAGGAAACTAACAAGAGGCCAGCTGAGAATGATGAGGCTAGCAGCAAGGAAGAAGTGACACTTAAGGAGAAGGACCAAGAAAAGCTCAGGGAGAAAGAAGAACAGCCACAAGCTTTAAAGAAGGGAAAGCAAGTCATGGAGGAGCaatcacaagaacagaggaagatAGTGAAGACTTACACCCCTCCTTTGCTATACACTCAAAGATTACATAAAGAGCTCAAGGACCAACAATTTCCCAAGTTCTTAGAGgttttcaagaagctggaaattaaTATTCCTCTTGCTGAAGCGTTGGAGCAGATGCCTCTGTATGCAAAATTCCTAAatgagcttatcaacaagaagaggagctggaATAAAAAAGAGACGGTAATCTTGACCCAAGAATGCAGTGCTGTCATCCAAAGAGGTcttccaccaaagctcaaagatccaggaagcttcatCCTATCTTGCACTATAGGCAACAAAACATTGGACAAAGCCCTCTGTGatctaggagccagcatcaacttgGTGCCTCTCTCATTAATGAAGCAGTTTGCAATAGAGGAACTCAGGCCAACTagaatgtcacttcaaatggctgacaGATCGCTCAAAATACCTAATGGAGTTGTGGAGAATTTGTTGGTGAAAgtagaaaaattcatattttctgCTGACTTCGTCATTTTAGACATGGAGGAAGAAAGacacaactcaatcatcttggggagGCCCTTTCTAGCCATAGCAAGGGCTATAATTGATGTAGAGAAAGGTGAAATGACACTCAGAGTGCATGATAAAAagatgatcatcaatgtctttaaaTCCATGCAATACCCCCCTGAGAAAGAAAAGCATATGAGAGTGGAAATGGTGGAAGAAGTAGAGAGGGGGTTACTTGAGAACAACAACCAAGAGGAACAAGAAGTGGAAACAGAAGTGGAACAAGATTTCATAGAAGAGGAAGTAGTAAAAATCTCCTCTGAAGTCAAGACAGAGGAGAagccaaaacaagagt carries:
- the LOC107640833 gene encoding uncharacterized protein LOC107640833; translation: MEKMIKHQELAHKNHEALLRNLERQIGQLSKQIVAKRAPNALPNDTIPNPKEGCKAIQLRSGRTLVNDKETNKRPAENDEASSKEEVTLKEKDQEKLREKEEQPQALKKGKQVMEEQSQEQRKIVKTYTPPLLYTQRLHKELKDQQFPKFLEVFKKLEINIPLAEALEQMPLYAKFLNELINKKRSWNKKETVILTQECSAVIQRGLPPKLKDPGSFILSCTIGNKTLDKALCDLGASINLVPLSLMKQFAIEELRPTRMSLQMADRSLKIPNGVVENLLVKVEKFIFSADFVILDMEEERHNSIILGRPFLAIARAIIDVEKGEMTLRVHDKKMIINVFKSMQYPPEKEKHMRVEMVEEVERGLLENNNQEEQEVETEVEQDFIEEEVVKISSEVKTEEKPKQELKPLPPHLKYVFLGEAEALPAPWFDDIANYKVGRKISQEFTKQQVKKLLNEAKKFLWDEPFLFRRCPDRMIRKCVPESEMRDIL